One region of Sulfuriroseicoccus oceanibius genomic DNA includes:
- the rpsK gene encoding 30S ribosomal protein S11, which translates to MAENEEKNEEVAATPAAEAAPVEEKKEETAAPAAAEQAAPKKDDRKRDIFAELDGEQPEEKKKVFKAKGSKNISTGIVHVLATFNNTKVTITDRGGNVIGWSSAGKLGFKGSRKSTAYAAQLVCQDACRQAMGHGLREAEVRVKGPGSGRESAVRAVQAIGIDISLIKDVTPIPHNGCRPPKARRV; encoded by the coding sequence ATGGCTGAAAACGAAGAAAAGAACGAAGAAGTCGCCGCTACCCCGGCTGCCGAGGCAGCTCCAGTAGAGGAGAAGAAAGAAGAGACCGCTGCTCCAGCTGCTGCTGAGCAGGCCGCCCCTAAGAAAGATGACCGCAAGCGCGACATCTTTGCAGAGCTCGACGGTGAGCAGCCTGAAGAGAAGAAGAAAGTCTTCAAGGCCAAGGGCAGCAAGAACATCTCCACCGGCATCGTCCACGTTCTCGCCACCTTCAACAACACCAAGGTGACCATCACCGACCGCGGCGGCAACGTCATCGGCTGGTCTTCCGCTGGTAAGCTTGGATTCAAAGGTTCCCGTAAGAGCACCGCATACGCAGCCCAGCTCGTGTGTCAGGATGCTTGCCGTCAGGCGATGGGTCACGGTCTTCGCGAAGCTGAAGTTCGCGTCAAGGGCCCTGGTTCCGGTCGTGAGTCCGCGGTTCGTGCTGTGCAGGCAATCGGTATCGACATCTCCTTGATCAAGGATGTCACCCCGATCCCACACAACGGATGCCGTCCGCCAAAAGCACGTCGCGTCTAA
- a CDS encoding RNA polymerase sigma factor: protein MKTSTRAKNVDPEELQKRKEEEALILGVADGDLQKFAELHQRFSGLVYATVYKVLNDVQDTEDVAQEVFSMIWNKADQYRVDKGKPLTWITTMARNRAIDRLRAKQRRARLTESFKEQEEGHESRRREDSLRLVEWGDRNRTVRSAVMELSEPQREAIQMVYFSGLTQAEAADQLGEPLGTVKARIRRGILRLRKVMPLRL from the coding sequence ATGAAAACTTCAACACGTGCCAAAAATGTCGATCCCGAAGAACTCCAAAAGCGGAAAGAAGAGGAGGCGTTGATCCTCGGAGTGGCGGATGGAGATCTGCAAAAGTTTGCTGAGTTACACCAGCGGTTCTCAGGTCTGGTCTACGCGACGGTGTACAAAGTACTTAACGACGTGCAGGACACAGAGGATGTGGCGCAGGAAGTTTTCTCGATGATCTGGAACAAAGCGGATCAGTACCGTGTGGACAAAGGGAAGCCGCTGACCTGGATCACCACGATGGCGCGCAACCGCGCAATCGACCGTCTTCGAGCCAAGCAACGCCGCGCTCGCTTGACCGAGAGTTTCAAGGAGCAGGAGGAAGGGCACGAGTCACGTCGCCGCGAAGATTCGCTGCGATTGGTGGAGTGGGGTGATCGCAACCGCACCGTCCGCAGTGCGGTGATGGAGTTGTCCGAACCCCAGCGTGAGGCGATCCAGATGGTGTATTTTTCAGGGCTCACCCAAGCTGAGGCCGCTGATCAGTTGGGCGAACCACTGGGCACTGTAAAAGCTAGAATCCGCCGTGGGATCCTGCGCTTGAGGAAAGTGATGCCACTGCGCCTGTGA
- the hisF gene encoding imidazole glycerol phosphate synthase subunit HisF, with translation MLTKRVIPCLDVTDGRVVKGTNFVGLRDAGDPVECAIEYNRQGADELVFLDITASSDGRDTMVDVVRRTAEHCFMPVTVGGGIRSVEDMRRMLTSGADKVSINSSAVADPDLINRGSKAFGRQCIVVAIDAKKNDQGGWTVYTHGGRTPTELDAIEWAKEVESRGAGEILLTSMDADGTKDGYDLELTGTLSRAVNIPVIASGGAGNVDHMIDVLDQGSADAVLAASIFHFGETTVGEVKEGLKERGVPVRIVPVEEK, from the coding sequence ATGCTCACAAAACGCGTGATCCCATGCCTCGACGTGACCGATGGTCGCGTGGTCAAAGGAACCAACTTCGTCGGTCTGCGCGACGCCGGCGACCCCGTGGAATGTGCCATTGAGTACAACCGCCAGGGAGCTGACGAGTTGGTGTTTCTCGATATCACCGCCTCATCCGACGGACGCGACACTATGGTCGATGTCGTCCGCCGCACTGCCGAGCATTGCTTCATGCCCGTCACCGTCGGTGGTGGCATCCGCTCGGTCGAAGACATGCGCCGCATGCTCACCTCCGGTGCCGACAAAGTGAGCATCAACAGCTCGGCCGTCGCCGATCCAGATTTGATCAACCGCGGGTCGAAAGCCTTCGGCCGTCAATGCATCGTGGTGGCCATCGATGCCAAGAAGAACGACCAGGGAGGCTGGACGGTTTACACCCATGGTGGCCGCACCCCAACCGAGCTCGACGCGATCGAGTGGGCCAAAGAAGTCGAATCCCGCGGCGCCGGTGAAATCCTGCTCACCAGCATGGACGCCGACGGCACCAAAGACGGCTACGACTTGGAACTGACCGGCACCCTCAGCCGCGCAGTGAACATTCCCGTCATCGCCTCCGGCGGCGCCGGCAACGTCGACCACATGATCGACGTGCTCGACCAGGGCAGCGCCGACGCCGTCCTCGCCGCATCCATCTTCCACTTCGGAGAGACCACCGTCGGTGAAGTAAAAGAAGGCCTCAAGGAGCGCGGCGTTCCGGTACGGATTGTACCGGTGGAAGAGAAGTAA
- the xseA gene encoding exodeoxyribonuclease VII large subunit: MPAPAPESVLSVTQLTRKIRELIELEIGEAWIEGEVSNLRVQRSGHQYFTLKDSGAQLSCVLFKGNAMRQTHLPEDGRKVLLFGEISVYEARGNYQMIVREVRPAGVGDLQAKFDELKRKLAAEGLFDQARKKPLPKFPTRIGVVTSASAAALRDMLHVWERRAPWLRITIFPVRVQGSGAEHEIADAIHKLNHWNQHTTSDKLDVLVVARGGGSLEDLWCFNEEVVARAIAASDLPVVSGVGHEIDFTIADFAADLRAPTPSAAAEVLTPDRAELAATLDGLAHRAKRSMDQRVTMLDYQLQSRSGAELFNMPRFAIRERQQQLDSALDDLTDLAEDTLESRDDRLHRLQEKLARLTPSAQLASTNDRLDQLQRRMVELTTHRLEKLTDALGHRQSLLHAISPDVVLARGYSLTTDSTGRIIRDADTLSPGDELTTKFAKGSVRSKVES, from the coding sequence ATGCCCGCTCCCGCTCCTGAATCCGTCCTCTCCGTCACCCAACTGACGCGCAAGATCCGCGAACTGATCGAACTTGAGATCGGAGAAGCCTGGATCGAGGGCGAGGTCAGCAACCTGCGGGTCCAGCGCTCGGGCCACCAATACTTCACGCTCAAGGACAGCGGCGCGCAGTTGTCGTGCGTCCTTTTCAAAGGCAATGCAATGCGCCAGACGCACCTGCCGGAAGACGGGCGCAAGGTTTTGTTGTTTGGCGAAATCTCGGTCTACGAAGCACGCGGCAACTACCAGATGATCGTGCGCGAGGTACGCCCCGCGGGTGTTGGCGACCTCCAGGCCAAGTTTGACGAACTCAAGCGTAAGCTCGCTGCCGAGGGATTGTTCGACCAGGCACGCAAGAAACCACTGCCTAAATTCCCAACCCGCATCGGCGTGGTCACCTCGGCCTCGGCAGCCGCGTTACGCGACATGCTCCACGTCTGGGAGCGACGTGCTCCATGGCTCCGGATCACCATCTTCCCTGTGCGTGTGCAAGGCTCAGGTGCCGAGCACGAAATTGCCGACGCCATTCACAAGCTCAACCACTGGAACCAACACACCACCTCAGACAAACTCGACGTCCTCGTCGTTGCGCGCGGTGGCGGAAGCCTCGAAGACCTCTGGTGCTTCAACGAAGAAGTCGTCGCGCGCGCTATCGCCGCATCGGATCTGCCCGTCGTCAGCGGCGTCGGCCACGAAATTGATTTCACCATCGCAGACTTCGCCGCCGACCTGCGCGCCCCCACCCCAAGTGCCGCCGCCGAAGTGCTAACCCCAGACCGCGCCGAACTCGCCGCAACGCTCGACGGTCTCGCCCATAGAGCAAAACGTAGCATGGACCAGCGCGTAACCATGCTCGACTACCAGTTGCAAAGCCGCTCGGGGGCCGAGTTGTTCAACATGCCACGCTTCGCCATCCGCGAACGCCAACAGCAACTCGACTCAGCGCTCGACGACCTCACCGATTTGGCTGAGGACACTCTCGAGTCCCGCGACGACCGCCTCCACCGCCTCCAGGAAAAACTCGCACGACTCACGCCATCGGCTCAACTGGCATCCACCAACGATCGTCTCGACCAACTCCAACGCCGGATGGTGGAACTCACCACCCATCGCCTCGAAAAACTCACCGACGCGCTAGGCCACCGCCAATCCCTCCTCCACGCCATCAGCCCCGACGTCGTCCTCGCCCGCGGCTACTCACTCACCACCGACTCCACCGGCCGCATCATCCGCGATGCAGACACCCTCTCCCCCGGCGACGAACTCACTACCAAGTTCGCAAAGGGCTCAGTCAGGTCGAAGGTCGAGTCGTGA
- a CDS encoding ammonium transporter — MKHRFFRLLTIAIIGSVVAATGGFLSGAHAATVDELKTTLTQAQAYADAKAEAEAAEKAGDENVVMPDWADYVAAEPDALWSDIQELVGSDETGDAAKEAISAASDDAQKAIYDNVWAASSGFTGFIVNNLWILVSAALVFLMHLGFASLESGLCQRKNTVNVLFKNCWIISIGVLTYFVWGFNAHYPGGWVIDGWLAFGSPANGSDILLSNTNLYNPAYVYWTDFIFQAMFAATAATIVSGAVAERIKLGAFMIYAVILVMIGYPLAGAWHWGGGILNSWGFADFAGSTVVHAFGGFAALAAVLVLGPRKGKYTKNGTKPILGHSLPLATIGVFLLFLGWFGFNGGSVLSAEPSTVAHVFVTTTLAAIGGAITSIFTSWIVIKKPDLSMSLNGFLAGLVGITAGADILSSWQALVVGALAGIIVVFSILILDKLKIDDPVGAISVHGVCGIFGTLACVLGGADFLVQLGGTLLVCAFGFVFSFVTFFILKKTIGIRVPEEMEMEGLDVEEHGAPAYGDLMVNPQPN, encoded by the coding sequence ATGAAACACCGATTCTTCCGACTTCTAACGATTGCCATCATTGGTAGCGTGGTCGCAGCAACCGGCGGATTCCTCTCTGGCGCGCACGCCGCCACAGTGGACGAACTGAAAACCACTCTGACCCAGGCCCAGGCGTACGCCGATGCCAAAGCGGAAGCCGAGGCCGCAGAGAAGGCTGGCGACGAGAACGTGGTGATGCCTGACTGGGCTGACTACGTCGCCGCCGAGCCGGATGCTTTGTGGTCGGACATTCAAGAGCTCGTCGGCAGCGACGAGACCGGCGACGCCGCCAAAGAAGCGATCAGCGCAGCGTCTGATGATGCCCAGAAGGCGATCTATGACAATGTGTGGGCGGCTTCATCCGGATTCACAGGGTTCATCGTGAACAACCTGTGGATCTTGGTTTCGGCAGCTTTGGTGTTCCTGATGCACCTCGGGTTTGCGAGCTTGGAGTCAGGCCTTTGCCAGCGCAAAAACACGGTGAACGTGTTGTTCAAGAACTGTTGGATCATCAGCATCGGCGTGCTGACCTACTTCGTGTGGGGCTTCAACGCGCACTACCCAGGTGGCTGGGTGATCGACGGCTGGCTCGCTTTTGGATCTCCTGCCAACGGGTCCGACATTCTGTTGAGCAACACCAACCTCTACAACCCGGCATACGTCTACTGGACCGATTTCATCTTCCAGGCCATGTTTGCTGCGACCGCCGCGACCATCGTGTCCGGTGCTGTGGCAGAGCGTATCAAGCTGGGTGCGTTCATGATTTATGCGGTGATTCTGGTGATGATCGGTTACCCGCTTGCCGGTGCCTGGCACTGGGGTGGCGGCATCCTCAATAGCTGGGGATTTGCTGACTTCGCGGGATCGACCGTGGTGCACGCCTTCGGGGGCTTTGCTGCTCTTGCAGCGGTGCTCGTGCTTGGTCCGCGTAAGGGCAAGTACACCAAGAATGGAACCAAGCCGATCCTGGGTCACAGCCTTCCATTGGCTACCATCGGTGTGTTTCTTCTCTTCCTCGGATGGTTCGGCTTCAACGGCGGATCGGTGCTCAGTGCCGAGCCTTCAACTGTTGCGCACGTCTTTGTGACCACCACCCTCGCGGCCATCGGTGGCGCGATTACTTCGATCTTCACCTCGTGGATCGTGATCAAGAAACCTGACCTCTCGATGTCTTTGAACGGCTTCCTTGCAGGTCTCGTCGGCATCACCGCAGGTGCGGACATCCTGTCGTCGTGGCAGGCGCTGGTCGTCGGTGCTCTTGCCGGTATCATTGTGGTATTCTCCATCCTGATTCTCGACAAACTCAAGATCGACGATCCCGTGGGTGCGATTTCGGTCCACGGTGTCTGCGGGATTTTCGGAACCCTGGCCTGTGTGCTCGGTGGTGCTGATTTCCTCGTGCAGCTCGGCGGAACCTTGCTCGTCTGCGCCTTCGGATTTGTCTTCTCGTTTGTCACCTTCTTCATCCTCAAGAAGACCATCGGCATTCGCGTGCCGGAGGAAATGGAGATGGAAGGCCTGGACGTCGAAGAACACGGCGCTCCTGCTTACGGCGACCTGATGGTCAACCCACAGCCGAACTAA
- the rpsD gene encoding 30S ribosomal protein S4: MARYTGPTDKISRRFGVALFGASKTLERKPFPPGQHGAKNTRKKKSDYALMLEEKQKLRMQYGMLEKPFRKLFAEAVRRRGVTGEILLQLLELRLDNVVYRMGLANTRRGARQFVGHGHVLVNGVRTNIASYSCKPGDKISVRDAAGSKQLALRNIEKTQYATAPDWVSFDQETLAGSVNRVPERSEIDPQVNEQLVVELYSR; this comes from the coding sequence ATGGCACGTTACACCGGACCAACTGACAAAATCAGCCGCCGTTTCGGCGTTGCTCTCTTCGGCGCAAGCAAGACGCTTGAGCGCAAGCCGTTCCCTCCGGGGCAGCACGGTGCGAAGAACACCCGTAAGAAGAAGTCGGACTACGCGCTGATGCTTGAAGAAAAGCAGAAGCTCCGTATGCAGTACGGCATGCTTGAGAAGCCATTCCGCAAGCTTTTCGCGGAAGCAGTCCGCCGCCGCGGCGTGACTGGTGAGATCCTTCTCCAGCTCCTCGAACTCCGCCTCGACAACGTCGTTTACCGCATGGGCTTGGCCAACACCCGCCGTGGTGCCCGCCAGTTCGTCGGACACGGTCACGTTCTCGTCAACGGCGTCCGCACCAACATCGCATCGTACTCCTGCAAGCCAGGTGACAAGATCTCGGTGCGCGATGCAGCAGGCTCGAAGCAGCTCGCTCTCCGCAACATCGAGAAGACTCAGTACGCTACCGCCCCTGACTGGGTGAGCTTCGACCAAGAGACCCTCGCAGGCTCGGTCAACCGCGTCCCTGAGCGCAGCGAGATCGACCCACAGGTCAACGAGCAGCTCGTCGTGGAACTCTACTCCCGATAA
- a CDS encoding MDR family NADPH-dependent oxidoreductase, whose protein sequence is MIQSRLIATELTPAPTGLDLVRNDLPTTPPPGHLRVKVLASAINPADINYLEGQYGDRPELPARLGMEGIATVIAHAPDTLPTPEAPVPAIGSQVIFIRRCGCWADILDVTPEDVLKVPTNLTPEQGALLKVNPMTALRMLSDFADLNPGDWVMQNAANSSVGECVIQIAKKLGLRTVNVVRREGLQQPLTSLGADAVIVDSKNTKDELMEITAGNAPKLGLNAVGGDSALRMMDCLANRGTMVTYGAMSRRAIKVPNGMLIFKQLRLEGFWVTKWIAAQKRARLETDYASLAQWMTDGSLRTTVSQTFPLSAYEQAFTNAKQDRRGGKVLFIPSAG, encoded by the coding sequence ATGATCCAGTCCCGCCTGATTGCTACTGAACTCACCCCAGCTCCCACTGGGCTTGATCTCGTCCGCAACGACCTACCAACAACCCCACCTCCCGGACATCTCCGGGTCAAAGTGCTGGCCAGCGCCATCAATCCCGCGGACATCAACTACCTCGAAGGACAATATGGCGACCGTCCGGAACTCCCCGCTCGGCTCGGCATGGAAGGAATCGCCACCGTAATCGCCCACGCCCCGGACACCCTACCAACTCCCGAAGCCCCAGTACCGGCCATCGGAAGCCAGGTGATTTTCATTCGCCGCTGCGGCTGCTGGGCCGACATCCTCGATGTGACACCCGAAGATGTGCTCAAGGTTCCTACCAACCTGACGCCTGAACAGGGAGCCCTTTTGAAAGTGAACCCAATGACCGCCCTGCGCATGCTCAGTGACTTCGCCGACCTCAACCCAGGCGACTGGGTGATGCAGAACGCGGCCAACTCATCCGTCGGCGAATGCGTCATCCAGATCGCAAAAAAACTAGGTCTGCGCACAGTCAATGTCGTCCGCCGCGAAGGCTTGCAGCAACCATTGACCTCCCTCGGCGCCGACGCCGTGATTGTCGACTCGAAGAATACCAAGGACGAGTTGATGGAAATCACCGCAGGCAACGCGCCAAAACTCGGCCTCAATGCCGTCGGCGGAGACTCCGCTCTGCGCATGATGGATTGCCTCGCCAATCGCGGCACGATGGTAACCTACGGAGCCATGAGCCGCCGCGCCATCAAAGTGCCCAACGGCATGCTCATCTTCAAACAACTGCGGCTCGAAGGGTTCTGGGTCACCAAATGGATCGCCGCCCAGAAACGCGCCCGCTTGGAGACCGACTACGCATCGCTCGCTCAGTGGATGACCGACGGCTCGCTGCGCACCACGGTCAGCCAGACCTTCCCCCTCAGCGCCTACGAGCAAGCTTTCACTAACGCCAAGCAGGACCGACGTGGGGGCAAGGTTCTGTTCATTCCATCCGCAGGATAA
- a CDS encoding heavy metal translocating P-type ATPase — translation MSDQPDTQRPSSGADELSSILRDDPALEAIEISPGDHRLRVATLGPINEAELRDRLGAQLNEIQQRFGALESLTLTSDGILESESTGNGTRLSKPTCPTSPKLWTWREIPWPEPDQSEESADEWREMAWFAAVCGVFGLIGFGLSMVAGIPSWIPIVCYSVAMIAGGWDAAIDTFGLLKRGKIDIHFLMLAVALGASLVGAWGEGALLLFLFSFSGALEHFAFYRTKREINALFKAAPKVATVIDPDGTEHIRAVSHIEPGDTLLIRPGDTFPLDATITRGETAADESTLTGEAIPVQKNIGDPVFSGTLNLWGVTRAEVTKRADESSLQQIIRLIQNAQEQKAPAQNFTDKFGSGYTWLALSLTTVMFFIWWLGFGLSPFESSPESYSAFYRAMALLVVISPCALVLSIPSAILAAIAWGARHGILFRGGAAVEKLAQINVVAMDKTGTLTTGDLQVHHVEAFPASAEESLLSLAHGLEKNSTHPVAHALVKFIESRGIEPASIERFQSLTGMGLRGTTDDGDVLIGRRTLLADGPLSDLLDNVPEPPTGFSEVWIITPHSAGRFLLQDQVRHGAGAVLDHLKQSGITPIMLTGDRPEAAAKVAQELDLNPDFIRAGLMPDEKVDAIRQLGADGKKVAMVGDGVNDAPSLAAAYVSVAMGGRASDAALEQSEVVLMNDRIEGFVEALDLSRKARRIIRQNLIISLGTVLLMFLVAMGGDLPLSIGVFAHEGSTALVCLNSLRLLLSKS, via the coding sequence ATGAGCGACCAACCCGATACCCAGCGCCCATCATCGGGCGCAGACGAACTCTCGTCCATCCTGCGTGACGACCCGGCACTGGAGGCGATCGAAATCTCCCCAGGAGACCACCGTCTGCGAGTCGCCACCCTCGGCCCCATCAACGAAGCAGAACTCCGCGACCGACTCGGCGCCCAACTCAACGAGATCCAACAACGCTTCGGAGCTCTGGAATCACTCACCCTCACCAGCGACGGAATCCTCGAGTCCGAGTCCACGGGCAACGGCACCCGCCTGAGCAAACCCACCTGCCCCACATCTCCAAAGCTCTGGACGTGGCGCGAAATCCCATGGCCCGAGCCAGACCAATCCGAGGAGTCCGCCGACGAATGGCGCGAAATGGCCTGGTTCGCCGCGGTGTGCGGAGTCTTCGGGCTCATCGGCTTCGGGCTTTCGATGGTTGCAGGCATTCCATCGTGGATCCCCATCGTCTGTTACAGTGTCGCCATGATCGCCGGCGGATGGGACGCCGCTATCGACACCTTCGGCCTTCTCAAGCGAGGCAAAATCGATATCCACTTTCTGATGCTCGCCGTTGCTCTTGGTGCCTCGCTGGTCGGAGCGTGGGGCGAAGGAGCGCTGCTGCTCTTTCTTTTCTCGTTCTCCGGCGCGCTCGAGCACTTTGCCTTCTATCGCACGAAACGTGAGATCAACGCGCTATTCAAAGCGGCTCCAAAAGTTGCCACGGTCATCGATCCAGATGGCACCGAACACATCCGGGCCGTCAGTCACATCGAACCGGGAGACACTTTACTGATCCGCCCGGGCGACACCTTCCCTCTTGATGCCACCATCACCCGCGGAGAAACCGCAGCGGACGAGTCCACTCTGACCGGCGAAGCCATCCCCGTGCAAAAGAACATCGGCGACCCTGTGTTCAGCGGCACGCTCAACTTGTGGGGCGTCACCCGTGCCGAAGTCACCAAGCGTGCCGACGAAAGCTCGCTGCAGCAGATCATCCGCCTGATCCAAAACGCCCAGGAACAAAAGGCACCTGCCCAAAACTTCACCGATAAATTCGGCAGCGGCTACACCTGGCTCGCGCTTTCCCTCACCACCGTCATGTTCTTCATCTGGTGGCTGGGCTTCGGGCTCTCGCCATTCGAATCCTCCCCCGAGAGCTACTCTGCGTTCTACCGCGCGATGGCGCTGCTGGTCGTGATCAGCCCGTGTGCGCTTGTCTTGTCCATCCCATCCGCCATTCTCGCGGCTATCGCGTGGGGTGCCCGCCACGGGATCTTATTCCGCGGTGGTGCGGCAGTGGAAAAGCTGGCTCAGATCAACGTCGTGGCGATGGACAAAACCGGAACGCTCACCACCGGCGACCTGCAGGTTCACCACGTCGAAGCCTTCCCCGCATCCGCCGAGGAATCCCTGCTCTCGCTCGCCCACGGACTGGAGAAAAACTCCACCCACCCAGTGGCTCACGCCTTGGTCAAATTCATCGAATCCCGCGGCATCGAACCCGCATCCATCGAGCGCTTCCAGTCCCTCACCGGCATGGGCCTGCGCGGCACCACCGACGACGGCGACGTCCTCATCGGCCGCCGCACATTGCTCGCCGACGGACCACTCTCCGACCTTTTGGACAATGTGCCCGAGCCCCCAACCGGCTTCTCGGAAGTCTGGATCATCACGCCGCATTCCGCCGGACGCTTCCTCCTCCAGGACCAGGTCCGCCACGGCGCAGGTGCAGTGCTCGACCATCTCAAACAATCCGGCATCACACCAATCATGCTCACCGGCGACCGTCCGGAAGCCGCCGCCAAAGTCGCTCAGGAGCTCGACCTCAACCCGGACTTCATCCGAGCCGGACTAATGCCAGACGAAAAAGTCGACGCCATCCGCCAACTCGGCGCCGATGGTAAAAAAGTCGCCATGGTTGGCGACGGCGTGAACGACGCCCCAAGCCTCGCGGCTGCCTATGTCTCGGTCGCCATGGGCGGACGCGCCAGCGACGCCGCGCTGGAGCAAAGCGAAGTCGTACTCATGAACGACCGCATTGAAGGGTTCGTCGAAGCACTTGACCTTAGCCGCAAGGCCCGCCGCATCATTCGCCAAAACCTCATCATCAGCCTGGGCACCGTGCTGCTCATGTTCCTCGTCGCGATGGGCGGAGACCTCCCCCTCAGCATCGGCGTCTTCGCCCACGAAGGCAGCACCGCGCTAGTCTGCCTCAACAGCCTGCGCCTCCTCTTATCAAAGTCTTAG
- a CDS encoding tyrosine recombinase XerC: protein MADSDDKQAPEASAEDELVDAFLEFMRVEKSASKHTLDGYARALRVFREWDPKFSEWGACSTTTFRKYLFEMMKLGRSRATVRQHFAALRSFYKWLRDRRGMKENPLADVQLPKPERKLPVVLTAKHLDELLELPLKSADEKVKPSWLPLRDAAVLELFYGTGIRLQELVDLNVEDVDVYSETMRVMGKGAKERMVPVGGMAVKALQKYQSAAGVRNGPLIISKQRKRISRRAVSNLLDKYLKMSSIPLRVTPHKLRHSFATHLLDAGADLRAVQELLGHADLSTTQIYTHVSFERLKDAYDDAHPRA from the coding sequence GTGGCGGATTCGGACGACAAGCAAGCACCTGAGGCATCAGCGGAAGACGAACTGGTGGATGCCTTTCTTGAGTTTATGCGGGTGGAGAAGTCGGCGTCGAAGCATACCCTAGACGGCTATGCACGGGCGTTGCGCGTGTTCCGTGAGTGGGATCCAAAGTTCAGTGAATGGGGTGCGTGTTCGACCACGACGTTTCGGAAGTATCTTTTTGAGATGATGAAGCTGGGGCGGTCGCGAGCGACGGTGCGCCAGCATTTTGCGGCTCTGCGGTCGTTCTACAAATGGCTACGTGACCGGCGGGGGATGAAGGAGAATCCATTGGCGGATGTCCAGTTGCCTAAGCCTGAAAGGAAGCTGCCGGTGGTATTGACGGCAAAGCATCTGGATGAGTTGCTCGAGCTGCCGCTTAAATCGGCCGACGAAAAGGTGAAGCCGTCGTGGCTGCCGCTGCGGGATGCTGCGGTACTTGAGTTGTTTTACGGCACGGGGATTCGATTGCAGGAGTTGGTGGATCTCAATGTGGAGGATGTGGACGTGTACTCGGAGACGATGCGTGTGATGGGGAAGGGGGCGAAGGAAAGGATGGTGCCCGTTGGCGGAATGGCGGTGAAGGCGCTGCAGAAATACCAGTCGGCCGCCGGGGTGCGGAATGGGCCGTTGATCATCAGCAAACAAAGGAAGCGGATCTCCAGGCGGGCGGTGAGTAACCTGCTCGACAAGTATTTGAAGATGTCGTCGATCCCACTGCGGGTGACGCCCCACAAGTTGCGGCATAGCTTTGCGACGCATTTGCTGGATGCCGGGGCGGACCTACGGGCGGTGCAGGAGTTGCTTGGGCATGCGGATTTGTCGACGACTCAGATTTACACGCATGTGTCGTTTGAGCGGCTTAAGGACGCGTATGATGATGCGCACCCGCGGGCGTGA